In the uncultured Erythrobacter sp. genome, CCAGAAATACGCCCTGATTTCGGCCGCCGTGGTGGATGAAAACGGGCGGCTGGTCGGCCAGATGACGGTCGATGACATCGTCCACATTATCTCCGAAGAAGCGGGCGAGGATGCGCTGCTGCTGTCCGGCGCGGGCGATGGCGACATCAACGAGCCGATCCGCGAAGCCTATACCGCCCGCGTGCGGTGGCTGATCGCGAACCTCGGCACCGCCGTAATCGCCTCCTCGATCATCGCACTGTTCGGCGCGGCGATCGAACAGCTGGTGGCGCTCGCGATCCTCATGCCGATTGTCGCCAGCATCGGTGGCAATGCGGGCACCCAGACGATGGCCGTGGCTGTGCGCGCGATTGCGACCAATCAGCTCACCCGGTCAAACACGAAGCGCATCCTGTGGCGCGAATTTCGCGTCGCACTGCTCAATGGCGGGACGATTGCAATGCTGATCGGGGCGGCGACCGGCATCCTGTTCACTCCGATGATGGGTCTGGTGATCGGCATGGCGATGATCATCAACATCGCAATTGCCGGCATTGCGGGCGTGGCCGTGCCGGTGATTTTCGAACGGCTGGATCAAGACCCGGCGGTCGCCTCCAGCGTGTTTGTCACCATGATCACCGATTCGATGGGCTTCTTCGCCTTCTTAGGTTTGGCAGTGGCGATGGGTCTGGCCACGTTCTAACTCTCTTCCAAACAATAATGGGAGAGAGTGATGGCAGGACGTGTGGCAGGCAAAGTGGTGCTGCTGACAGGCGGCGCGATGGGTCTGGGCAAGGCGGCGACCAAGGCCCTGCTGGCCGAGGGCGCGACTGTCATCATCACCGATATTGACGAGGCAGCGGGCCGCGCGACCGCAGCGGAACTGGGCTGCGATTACCTCCATCAGGACGTCACCGACTGGCCGCGCTGGCAGGCGATCATTGCCGAGGTTGAAGCCAGCCACGGGCGGCTCGACGTGCTGGTGAACAATGCCGCGATCACGGTGTTCGGCTCCATTGCCGACATCTCGCCCGAAGATTTCAAGCGCTGCTACACGGTGGATGTCGATTCGATCTTCATGGGCTGCAAGGCGGCGATCCCGTTGATGGCCAAGAGCGGCGGCGGGTCTATCGTCAACTTCTCCAGCGCGGCGGGCAACAAGCCCTCCCCCGATCTGGCCGCCTATAACAGCGCCAAGGCGGCAGTGGTGACGCTGACCAAGAGCATCGCGCTGTACTGCGCGCGCGAAAAGAACGGCGTGCGGGTGAACTCGGTGCAGCCGGGCACGATCCTGACCCCCAATGTCGAAAGCGTGATCGCCGGAACCCCCGATCCCGACGCGACCCGCGCAGCCTTCTCCATCGCCCAGCCCATCGGCCGCATGGGCGAGGTCGAGGATATTGCGCACCTCGTCGTCTATCTCGCCAGCGATGAGAGCAAGTTCGCCACCGGCGCGCCGTTCATCGTCGACGGCGGCTTGAGCATCGCATGATGGGCACCGCTGACGATCGCTTCGCCATTATCGACCTTGCAGCGCTCTATATGCGCGGGCTCGACCGGCTCGATGGTGACTTGCTGCTGGCACAGTTCTGGCCCGGGGCGCGGTGCGAATACGGGGTGTTCAGTGGCCCGGCGGAAGACTTCGCCGCCTTCTGCATGGAGATGCTCAAGGAGCACCAGCGCAACCACCATATGCTCGGCCAGCATCTCATCGACTTCACCGGCCCTAACGAGGCCTATGGCGAGGTCTATTATCAGGCCTACCACCGCGTGTTCGATGACAGCGGGAGCCCACGCGATCTGTTTATCGCGGGCCGTTATGTCGACCGATACGAGCGGCGCGATGGCGTCTGGAAATTCGCCTACCGTAGCGAGTTGGTCGACTGGGTGCGCGACGATCCCGCGACCGACGGCATGGTCGCAGTCGCGCCCTTCATCATGGGCCAGCGCAAGCCCGACGATCCGCTCTACAACCGCGAGGCGATGCAGCCATGACCCGACCCGATCTGACCGCCCCGTCCGACCCTGCCCTCGCCCCCGGCGAAGCGCGCTGCCCCGGCCCGTCGATGCAGGACATCCTTGATGCGGACGGCGACAATGCCCCTGCCGCCATGCGCGAGGAGGCCTACACCTTCCTTGGCGACAAGGACGTCCCCTTTGCCCGTTATACCGACCCGGCGTTCCACGACCTCGAAATGGCGCGCCTGTGGCCCAACGTCTGGCAATGGGCCTGCCGCGAAGAGCACATTCCCGGCGTCGGCGACCGCTACGTCTATGACGTCGGGCACCATTCGGTGCTGGTGGTGCGCGGAGCAGACATGGCAATCCGCGCCTTTATCAATTCCTGCCCGCACCGGGGGATGAAGTTCGCCGCCGAAGGCTCCCGCGGGGTCAGGCGCGCCAACATCCGCTGCCCGTTCCACGGGATGAGCTGGAACCTTGACGGAAGCTTGCGCGAAATCCCCTGCCGCTGGGACTTTCCCCACGTGTCGGACGACACCTTTGGCCTCGATGAAGTCGCCTGCGACACCTGGGGCGGGTTCGTCTTCATCCACATGGGCGACAGCCCCCCGCCGCTCGCCGAGCAGCTCGAGGTGATGCCGGAGCACTTCAAGCTCTGGCCGATGGATGACCGCTATGTCGCGCTTCACACCGAAAAGGTGCTGCCCGCCAACTGGAAGATGGCGATGGAGGCCTTCCTTGAAGCCTTCCACGTGCTCGAAACCCACGCACAGGCGGTATACACCGCCG is a window encoding:
- a CDS encoding aromatic ring-hydroxylating dioxygenase subunit alpha, with the protein product MTRPDLTAPSDPALAPGEARCPGPSMQDILDADGDNAPAAMREEAYTFLGDKDVPFARYTDPAFHDLEMARLWPNVWQWACREEHIPGVGDRYVYDVGHHSVLVVRGADMAIRAFINSCPHRGMKFAAEGSRGVRRANIRCPFHGMSWNLDGSLREIPCRWDFPHVSDDTFGLDEVACDTWGGFVFIHMGDSPPPLAEQLEVMPEHFKLWPMDDRYVALHTEKVLPANWKMAMEAFLEAFHVLETHAQAVYTAADANAQYDIFGKHVSRFIHAIGVPSPHLKQDISEQTLFGKLGRDPAALPPGASARAEHARLLREELGAAFSTDLSHVSTTEMMDSIEYFLFPNAFFFPGISIRLCYRFRPLGPDECLHEILVLQPLPADGERPAPATPIRLAIEDSYTTVPGFALAEILDQDTDNLALQRDGAKASRKGAQTLGNYQEARIRQLQLTLDSYLAG
- a CDS encoding glucose 1-dehydrogenase, translated to MAGRVAGKVVLLTGGAMGLGKAATKALLAEGATVIITDIDEAAGRATAAELGCDYLHQDVTDWPRWQAIIAEVEASHGRLDVLVNNAAITVFGSIADISPEDFKRCYTVDVDSIFMGCKAAIPLMAKSGGGSIVNFSSAAGNKPSPDLAAYNSAKAAVVTLTKSIALYCAREKNGVRVNSVQPGTILTPNVESVIAGTPDPDATRAAFSIAQPIGRMGEVEDIAHLVVYLASDESKFATGAPFIVDGGLSIA
- a CDS encoding nuclear transport factor 2 family protein, producing MMGTADDRFAIIDLAALYMRGLDRLDGDLLLAQFWPGARCEYGVFSGPAEDFAAFCMEMLKEHQRNHHMLGQHLIDFTGPNEAYGEVYYQAYHRVFDDSGSPRDLFIAGRYVDRYERRDGVWKFAYRSELVDWVRDDPATDGMVAVAPFIMGQRKPDDPLYNREAMQP